A segment of the Dissulfurirhabdus thermomarina genome:
GCTGCTGCCCGGGCTCACGCCGGCCCTCGTGGTGGCGGACAGCGACGAGCACACCCCGGACGGTCACATCACCGAGGATCTCGGCGTCCGGGTGCGGATGGTGGACAAGCGGCTCCGGAAGGCCGGGCTCCTTCGGGCCGAGACGGTGCCCCCCGAGTACCAGGGGCCGGAGGATCCGGATCTCCTGCTGGTGGCCTGGGGTTCCACCGGGGGCGCCGCGGTGGAGGCGGCCGAGGCCCTCACCGCCGGGGGGCGGCCCGCCGCGGTGCTGCGGTTTCGCCAGGTGTGGCCCCTGGTCCCGGAACAGTTCTCGGACCGGTGCCGCCGGGCGCGGGAGGTTATCTGCGTGGAAGGCAACGCCACCGGCCAGTTCGAGCGCCTGCTCCGGTGCGAGGCGGGGGTCCGGGTGTCCCGGAGCGTCCGGCGTTACGACGGGCGGCCCGTGACGCCCGGCTACATCCTGCGGGCCCTGGGGGCCTGAGGGGGGAGCGGCATGGTAAGCGTCGAGGACTACGGGAAATACGAGACGGCCTGGTGCCCCGGCTGCGGCAACTTCGGGATCCTCAACGCGGTGAAGGCGGCGCTCGCCGGGGCGGGGATCGCCCCCCACCAGGTGCTTTTCGTCTCGGGGATCGGGCAGGCCGCCAAGACCCCGCACTACCTGAACGCCAACGTCTTCAACGGCCTCCACGGGCGGCACCTCCCCGTGGCCACCGGGGCCAAGCTCGCCAACCGGGATCTCGTGGTCATCGCCGAGAGCGGTGACGGCTGCACCTACGGCGAGGGGGGGAACCACTTTCTCGCGGCCGTCCGCCGGAACGTGGACATCACCCTCCTGGTGCACGACAACCGGGTCTACGGGCTCACCAAGGGGCAGGCCAGCCCCACCACCGACGAGGGCGTGGTCACCAAGGCGCAGCCCTTCGGGACCGCCTCGGCGCCGTTCAACCCGCTGGCCGTGGCGGTGGCCCTGGGGGCGGGCTTCGTGGCCCGGGG
Coding sequences within it:
- a CDS encoding 2-oxoacid:ferredoxin oxidoreductase subunit beta, with amino-acid sequence MVSVEDYGKYETAWCPGCGNFGILNAVKAALAGAGIAPHQVLFVSGIGQAAKTPHYLNANVFNGLHGRHLPVATGAKLANRDLVVIAESGDGCTYGEGGNHFLAAVRRNVDITLLVHDNRVYGLTKGQASPTTDEGVVTKAQPFGTASAPFNPLAVAVALGAGFVARGYAGDVDHLAGLIQAAVSHPGFALVDILQPCVSFNPVNTYEWYRERVYPVPDDHDPADAEAAMRLARQWGDRIPLGVLYRNDRPTFEAHFPILEDGPLVGRRPDYEALGAALAARR